AATAATGGTAAATGGAACTTCGACTTCAGGTGAATAAAGGGTTATGCCATACTGTTCCTTGTTTTCTGGATCAATATAATAAAGTAATCCTTGAAAAACAGCGGTATGTTCGCCCTGATCAAAGTACCCTGCAGGATATTCTCTTGCAAAAGAAGCAGAATATTTATAGTTATCACTGGTTGTAAAATCTCCTTGAAGCTCAAGTTTCTCTGCACCTAAATCATCAACATTGACACGAAGTGCATATGCAAAACTATCATTATCAGAATCTTGGTTTTGCGCATTTGTAGCAAATGTAGCAGAAAAAGTAAGAAGATCGTCAAGAGTCATCTCTCCTGAAGAAGCAGTATCGACGGTGTCTAAAGAAACAACGGAGATAGTTGCGTCTTCAACAAGAATAACATCTGGGAATGGAGGGAGACATGCCTGTGAAAAAAAAGGAATAAGAGAGAGTGCACTAAATGTTAAAGGACTATAGCGTCGAACCATGTTATTCACCTGTATCTGCAGCAAGCAGTGTTATGGAGCTGTCAAGTGTATCTTTATTATCAAGAATTCCAAATCCCCCATAAACAGTAAGAGAATAGCGAAGATAGCCAGGAGTAAAAGAAGCAAGAGGTAATGCACCTGTTGCAAAAACTAAATCTTCACCATTTGATCGCTCAAGAACAATTCCTTCGATATGAAGACCATAAGGTTCTACTTGGTAGCCAGGAAGAGAAGAAACAATAGGAGGATCATAATCTGGAAATGTAAGAATAGGAACAGAGGGGCAGGTATTGTAAAGAGACACGGAAATAACAACAGAATCCGAAGTATACGCTTCTTCTGGAGAAGCATTGAGATTGTAAATAAAAGGATCATGACACTGATCTGAATCCACTTTCCATGTTGAACCACAACCTGAAGAACTAAGTGCTGCTGCAAGGACAAGTCCTGTTAATGAAGCGTTGGAAGACATCAAATAGGGGAAAGGAGAAGCATTTATAAAAGTTATCACAGGAAAGGGGTGCTTTCTGACACATGTAAAGAAAGGGAGAGAGCGTGATACACAACAACTAATTTGGGAGTATTGTAATGTAATCGCCTAATGTATCTTGCTTATCAAAAGTAAAAAAACCGCCATAAACAGTAACAGAGTAATCAATAAATAAGGGCACAGCAGAACTGCCGATAACAGCTTCGATAGGTAATGGTTGTGTTGCAAAAACTAAATTTTCATCATCTGTTCTTTCAAAAACAATGCCTTCAACATCCTGAATTTCTGACGGCTCGACTTCATAGCCAGGAAGAGAAGAAACACCATAATGTGGAAATGTGAGAACAGGAACAGAAGAACAGTTATTATAGACAGAAACAGACACAATAACAGAGTCGGTAATAGCGGCCTCAGCAGGAGAAGCAATAAGAGAGTAGATAAGGGGAGTAGTGCATGTACTTTCATCAAGTAAATTAGGGAAACACCCCGAAGTAGCAAGCGGAGTAGTAAGAAGAATTCCTGTAAGTGACATTGTGGAAACGCGAGTCATAAAAGAAGGGAAGAAGAAGGATTTTATAAAAATGATGATAGAAAACAGTTCAAACACACAAACCATAAATACGAGGAGAAGTCTAGACAACATATGAAACAATATGAGTATCTCGAGCATACAGCAGAAGCAAAGTTTGCGGCGTATGGAAAAACAATAGAAGAAGCATTCTCCAACGCGGCAATAGCAATGGAAAACATAATTGTCGAGACAGAAAAAGTCAAACCAAAAAATAAAAAAAAGATAACGATTGAAACAAAACATAAAAAAGCGTTATTATACGATTTTCTTCAAGAGTTATTAGTCTTATTCGATAGTGAGCGATTTGCGTTACATAAAGTAGAAGAACTAAAAATCCAGCAAAAAGGAAGTGATTATCATCTGCATGCAACTGTTTCCGGCGATGATGCAAAGCACTATGAAATGCATTCTGGAGTGAAGTCAGTCACCTACAATGAGATGGAAATTACAGAAGAGAAAGGGTTGTGGAAAGTAGTTGTTGTGCTTGACGTTTAATAATGAATTTCGAAACGTTTAAAAATTCTGAGTGGACTCTCTTATTTCTAATTCTTACGAGGAAAAAATAATGACATTAATAGATGTGCTGAACAACGCATGCCAAGCAGTAGGAGTTCCTGAAACAGAAATCAGAAAAGGATATGTAAGTCATAGAGAACAAGAAGGCATCACATATCCAAATGTGCTTCGAATGGGAAGAGCGTGGAAGAGCCCCCCAACAGAAAGAAAAATTTCTGAAGATAAAATAGGAACAAGCAATCTTGGTCTTCCTCCAGTAATTGCAACACTGATGCAAGAATTACGGGAAAGAAGTGTCGATCCAACAAATCCAGAACATGTACAAAAATTTCAGAGAGGAATTGCGCAAGTCACGCAACTCGTCACTCCATTACTTCTCACAGATATACTACAAAGAAAATATAGTCTTACAAATCCAGCAAAGGTGGACTGTGAGATAGAATATGCAGGCGGAACAATAACACTCCCCTATGAAGAAGCGCTTGCAAGAAGAATAAAAGGAATCAAAACAAGAAAAGATCAAGTGACCACAGTAAGCGGTTATCATTCTCGAGCAACTGTTGCAGATCTCAATGTAGAAAGCATAGTGATGACAGCAAAAGTTCCCATGGATTGGATTCCAAGAGAACAGAGACCATTACGCGTTGCGTTTTTAGCAATTCATAGAGGAGGAATTCTTCCCTCGCTTGTTGCTGCGGATCTCGCAGAAGAAATGGGATGTGAAGCATATATTATAGGTGTTGATGCAAAAAGAAGAAGTGAAGGAGGAGCGCATAGTGGAAGAGTCGTTGGCATTGATCTCAAAAAACCTGACGGGTATCATTCATCGTCCTATTCCCAATTGATTGCAAATGCGTATGTGTTTCCTGCAAATTATGAAAAACCTGATGTGCTTGTTGTTGTCGATCCCATGCTTGCGACAGGAGGAAGCAGCAAAGAAGCAATTAATGGTTGTTTAGAAACGCTCAATCTCAAACCGAGTGATGTTTACTGTTCAAGTTTCTTTGCAGGAGGATATCGCGGATTGCAAACATTGCATGACGCAGGATTCAACGTACATATTGTTAGCCATGATCAATTGCCTTTAACCAAAGAAGATTACATAAAACCAGGTCTTGGTGACGCAGGAGATAAAATGAGTGGCATTGTCAATGGACAAGATGTGAAAGATTGCTATATGTTGTTAAAGGGTATGGAACATCTTATCGAGAAAAGAGCGTTGTCAATGAATTGGCTTGAATCATATACGCAACAAATGACAGGAAGAAGGATTGCTGCGTAGAATGAGAATATTCTCGGCAAAGTATATAAACAATTCTTCATTTTTTGCATGAATGGACGAGCAACAAAAAGAAAAACCAAAAATCCAGCTAAAAAAAATATCAGACAATGAATGGGAAATTCCAAAGCAAGGAAAAATGAATGTTCCTGTCAGAATTTTCGCGTCAGAAAAACTGCTCAAACTTATTGAGAATGACAAATCACTTGAGCAAGGAATGCATGTTGCGTGCTTGCCAAACATTCAAAAATACAGTTACATGATGCCAGACGCGCATCAGGGATACGGTATGTCTGTTGGGGGTGTCGCTGCGTTTCCTGTTGAAGATGGAATTATTAGTCCAGGAATGACAGGTTTCGACATTAA
The window above is part of the Candidatus Woesearchaeota archaeon genome. Proteins encoded here:
- a CDS encoding archease, whose translation is MKQYEYLEHTAEAKFAAYGKTIEEAFSNAAIAMENIIVETEKVKPKNKKKITIETKHKKALLYDFLQELLVLFDSERFALHKVEELKIQQKGSDYHLHATVSGDDAKHYEMHSGVKSVTYNEMEITEEKGLWKVVVVLDV